A DNA window from Paramormyrops kingsleyae isolate MSU_618 chromosome 10, PKINGS_0.4, whole genome shotgun sequence contains the following coding sequences:
- the LOC111855458 gene encoding protein eva-1 homolog C isoform X2, which translates to MLARWGSVAPWHLLYPLLWLTSGALWVEAAPDFSAYLHRILRNHTAHACQGDTLSVSCPSRTAIAVLSAFYGRRVPSENLCPPAHGNATAESVDCASAVAVQKVMHECQDQRSCSIPVNSHVFGSDPCPYTSKYLIVSYKCRPENHRSRLVCENERLRLSCKNSTVLAIYSATFGHQLHGSPHCPQEHTATPDIECLSPSALRRVSRRCHGRTNCSIVADTQGFGDPCFPGLRKHLRVSFTCVPRYLLEDVGQGTVDPFSIADYTHGLPEKVALYFVSGICAGLIFLLCLFGLKSTLVQDVKELFSDLKDELKAPQGPLPELTEPDDDTASESSFRHLTHTYRTSEVFRPELMVRMVRIDGHEEEEELAKELPNGDIWLAQDSSPYAVHQLRAISG; encoded by the exons ATGCTGGCACGGTGGGGCTCTGTGGCGCCCTGGCACCTGCTGTACCCGCTTCTTTGGCTGACTTCAGGTGCCCTCTGGGTCGAGGCAGCACCTGACTTCTCAG CTTACCTGCACAGGATCCTGCGGAACCACACGGCTCACGCCTGTCAGGGTGACACGCTCTCCGTCAGTTGCCCCTCCAGGACCGCCATAGCCGTCCTCTCCGCCTTCTACGGCCGTCGTGTACCCAGCGAGAACCTGTGCCCTCCGGCACACGGCAACGCCACGGCAGAGAGTGTTGACTGCGCGTCCGCTGTCGCTGTCCAG AAAGTGATGCACGAATGCCAGGATCAGCGAAGTTGCAGCATACCTGTCAACAGCCACGTGTTTGGCTCGGACCCCTGCCCTTACACCAGCAAGTACCTGATTGTGTCCTACAAGTGCCGTCCAG AGAATCACCGGAGCCGGCTAGTATGCGAGAATGAGAGGCTGCGCCTGTCGTGTAAGAACAGCACCGTTCTGGCCATCTACTCCGCCACGTTCGGGCACCAGCTGCACGGGAGCCCCCACTGCCCGCAGGAGCACACAGCCACGCCCGACATAG AGTGCCTGTCACCCTCTGCTCTGAGGCGTGTATCCCGCAGATGTCACGGCAGGACAAACTGCTCCATAGTGGCCGACACGCAGGGCTTTGGGGACCCCTGCTTCCCAGGGCTCAGGAAGCACTTGCGGGTGTCCTTCACATGTG TTCCCAGGTATCTGCTGGAGGATGTTGGCCAGGGCACTGTAGACCCTTTCTCCATCGCTGACTACACACACG GTCTTCCAGAGAAGGTGGCCCTCTACTTTGTGTCTGGGATCTGTGCTGGTCTCATCTTCCTCCTGTGCCTATTCGGCCTGAAATCCACCTTGGTGCAAGATGTTAAGGAGCTGTTCTCCGACCTGAAAGATGAACTAAAAGCCCCTCAGGGCCCGCTTCCTGAGCTTACGGAGCCAGACGATGACACAGCCTCAGAGTCCTCCTTCCGCCACCTTACCCACACGTACCGGACCTCTGAGGTCTTTCGCCCGGAGCTGATGGTAAGGATGGTCAGGATTGATGGGcatgaggaagaagaggagctGGCAAAGGAGCTGCCCAACGGTGACATTTGGCTGGCCCAGGACTCCAGTCCCTATGCTGTCCATCAACTCCGGGCCATCAGCGGCTGA
- the LOC111855458 gene encoding protein eva-1 homolog C isoform X1 yields the protein MLARWGSVAPWHLLYPLLWLTSGALWVEAAPDFSAYLHRILRNHTAHACQGDTLSVSCPSRTAIAVLSAFYGRRVPSENLCPPAHGNATAESVDCASAVAVQKVMHECQDQRSCSIPVNSHVFGSDPCPYTSKYLIVSYKCRPENHRSRLVCENERLRLSCKNSTVLAIYSATFGHQLHGSPHCPQEHTATPDIECLSPSALRRVSRRCHGRTNCSIVADTQGFGDPCFPGLRKHLRVSFTCVPRYLLEDVGQGTVDPFSIADYTHGGWYTGPGAARPKSMVLLTNSLEIFAQIKGLPEKVALYFVSGICAGLIFLLCLFGLKSTLVQDVKELFSDLKDELKAPQGPLPELTEPDDDTASESSFRHLTHTYRTSEVFRPELMVRMVRIDGHEEEEELAKELPNGDIWLAQDSSPYAVHQLRAISG from the exons ATGCTGGCACGGTGGGGCTCTGTGGCGCCCTGGCACCTGCTGTACCCGCTTCTTTGGCTGACTTCAGGTGCCCTCTGGGTCGAGGCAGCACCTGACTTCTCAG CTTACCTGCACAGGATCCTGCGGAACCACACGGCTCACGCCTGTCAGGGTGACACGCTCTCCGTCAGTTGCCCCTCCAGGACCGCCATAGCCGTCCTCTCCGCCTTCTACGGCCGTCGTGTACCCAGCGAGAACCTGTGCCCTCCGGCACACGGCAACGCCACGGCAGAGAGTGTTGACTGCGCGTCCGCTGTCGCTGTCCAG AAAGTGATGCACGAATGCCAGGATCAGCGAAGTTGCAGCATACCTGTCAACAGCCACGTGTTTGGCTCGGACCCCTGCCCTTACACCAGCAAGTACCTGATTGTGTCCTACAAGTGCCGTCCAG AGAATCACCGGAGCCGGCTAGTATGCGAGAATGAGAGGCTGCGCCTGTCGTGTAAGAACAGCACCGTTCTGGCCATCTACTCCGCCACGTTCGGGCACCAGCTGCACGGGAGCCCCCACTGCCCGCAGGAGCACACAGCCACGCCCGACATAG AGTGCCTGTCACCCTCTGCTCTGAGGCGTGTATCCCGCAGATGTCACGGCAGGACAAACTGCTCCATAGTGGCCGACACGCAGGGCTTTGGGGACCCCTGCTTCCCAGGGCTCAGGAAGCACTTGCGGGTGTCCTTCACATGTG TTCCCAGGTATCTGCTGGAGGATGTTGGCCAGGGCACTGTAGACCCTTTCTCCATCGCTGACTACACACACG GTGGCTGGTACACCGGCCCAGGCGCGGCACGACCAAAGAGTATGGTGCTTTTGACCAACTCTCTGGAAATCTTTGCCCAGATAAAGG GTCTTCCAGAGAAGGTGGCCCTCTACTTTGTGTCTGGGATCTGTGCTGGTCTCATCTTCCTCCTGTGCCTATTCGGCCTGAAATCCACCTTGGTGCAAGATGTTAAGGAGCTGTTCTCCGACCTGAAAGATGAACTAAAAGCCCCTCAGGGCCCGCTTCCTGAGCTTACGGAGCCAGACGATGACACAGCCTCAGAGTCCTCCTTCCGCCACCTTACCCACACGTACCGGACCTCTGAGGTCTTTCGCCCGGAGCTGATGGTAAGGATGGTCAGGATTGATGGGcatgaggaagaagaggagctGGCAAAGGAGCTGCCCAACGGTGACATTTGGCTGGCCCAGGACTCCAGTCCCTATGCTGTCCATCAACTCCGGGCCATCAGCGGCTGA
- the LOC111855458 gene encoding protein eva-1 homolog C isoform X3 — protein sequence MLARWGSVAPWHLLYPLLWLTSGALWVEAAPDFSAYLHRILRNHTAHACQGDTLSVSCPSRTAIAVLSAFYGRRVPSENLCPPAHGNATAESVDCASAVAVQKVMHECQDQRSCSIPVNSHVFGSDPCPYTSKYLIVSYKCRPENHRSRLVCENERLRLSCKNSTVLAIYSATFGHQLHGSPHCPQEHTATPDIECLSPSALRRVSRRCHGRTNCSIVADTQGFGDPCFPGLRKHLRVSFTCGLPEKVALYFVSGICAGLIFLLCLFGLKSTLVQDVKELFSDLKDELKAPQGPLPELTEPDDDTASESSFRHLTHTYRTSEVFRPELMVRMVRIDGHEEEEELAKELPNGDIWLAQDSSPYAVHQLRAISG from the exons ATGCTGGCACGGTGGGGCTCTGTGGCGCCCTGGCACCTGCTGTACCCGCTTCTTTGGCTGACTTCAGGTGCCCTCTGGGTCGAGGCAGCACCTGACTTCTCAG CTTACCTGCACAGGATCCTGCGGAACCACACGGCTCACGCCTGTCAGGGTGACACGCTCTCCGTCAGTTGCCCCTCCAGGACCGCCATAGCCGTCCTCTCCGCCTTCTACGGCCGTCGTGTACCCAGCGAGAACCTGTGCCCTCCGGCACACGGCAACGCCACGGCAGAGAGTGTTGACTGCGCGTCCGCTGTCGCTGTCCAG AAAGTGATGCACGAATGCCAGGATCAGCGAAGTTGCAGCATACCTGTCAACAGCCACGTGTTTGGCTCGGACCCCTGCCCTTACACCAGCAAGTACCTGATTGTGTCCTACAAGTGCCGTCCAG AGAATCACCGGAGCCGGCTAGTATGCGAGAATGAGAGGCTGCGCCTGTCGTGTAAGAACAGCACCGTTCTGGCCATCTACTCCGCCACGTTCGGGCACCAGCTGCACGGGAGCCCCCACTGCCCGCAGGAGCACACAGCCACGCCCGACATAG AGTGCCTGTCACCCTCTGCTCTGAGGCGTGTATCCCGCAGATGTCACGGCAGGACAAACTGCTCCATAGTGGCCGACACGCAGGGCTTTGGGGACCCCTGCTTCCCAGGGCTCAGGAAGCACTTGCGGGTGTCCTTCACATGTG GTCTTCCAGAGAAGGTGGCCCTCTACTTTGTGTCTGGGATCTGTGCTGGTCTCATCTTCCTCCTGTGCCTATTCGGCCTGAAATCCACCTTGGTGCAAGATGTTAAGGAGCTGTTCTCCGACCTGAAAGATGAACTAAAAGCCCCTCAGGGCCCGCTTCCTGAGCTTACGGAGCCAGACGATGACACAGCCTCAGAGTCCTCCTTCCGCCACCTTACCCACACGTACCGGACCTCTGAGGTCTTTCGCCCGGAGCTGATGGTAAGGATGGTCAGGATTGATGGGcatgaggaagaagaggagctGGCAAAGGAGCTGCCCAACGGTGACATTTGGCTGGCCCAGGACTCCAGTCCCTATGCTGTCCATCAACTCCGGGCCATCAGCGGCTGA
- the ocrl gene encoding inositol polyphosphate 5-phosphatase OCRL isoform X1 → MDTFKGFGLDEDKCLTTLRCQELQPGQDEPRLLALIERSGRFILGVLANPDDLATRPVPQLSIPINTHFHMVREAEEALLIDFSINSHIRLRVQGELSPELLLELPDDEKSQAFLAQVDKCRQQALSKARPPISTQAVPPKAMVHAAPNSTPRAPPPTSVTLKHINRTEPLDGAISLVTDFGFEEHFGHSLKVDEKKNQPVRPVRPPPPPPTKTPEVQGKQGFLHTPGNRDARPPPNAPPEWQPTSSIPKQTTLVQHHLNKREKEYVDIHNFRVFVGTWNVNGQCPDSTLDPWLKCDEEPPDIYAVGFQELDLSAEAFFYLDSSREQQWVAAVKSSLHPKAKYIQIRTVRLVGMMLVMFIKAKHGRLIREVAAESVGTGIIGKMGNKGGVAIRFVFHNTSFCFVNSHLAAHAEDCERRNQDYKDICARMSFHLPGRPALSIVKHDVVIWLGDLNYRLFLYDVYEVKRLISKKELKKLLDRDQLNVQRDTRNAFSDFTEGEINFIPTYKFDPKTDRWDSSGKCRVPAWCDRILWRGSSVKQLEYRSHMQLQTSDHKPVSSLFQIGVKVVNEKRQKLVLEEVMREIDRMENEFLPSLSLTQSEFTFEGVKFWQQQCRYLLIKNDGQVPCHFSFIPKLRASQFCKPWLKVDPSDGFLEPNEMLEISLEVHVTKDSVAQLNSGEDTLDDILVLHLDRGKDYFISLSGTYLPSCFGMSLEALCHTKKPIREIPVTKLIDVEEESSVRQSFLSFLEVENAGSGDRPLRIPKEVWLLVNHLSTKCSHQEDLFNIAGLPDELQAIIDCLETSIPSTIPGSSHSVAQALVIFLEALPEPVVCYRFYRQCLDCSHDSRLCRQLVAQLPPSHENVFHYLVAFLKGLLKHSQSNHLKVTFLATLFSSLLIRPPPKLAGKQTPSDRQKANNFILGFLVGGDEE, encoded by the exons ATGGATACATTTAAGGGCTTCGGACTGGACGAGGACAAGTGTCTGACT ACCTTGAGGTGTCAGGAACTGCAGCCTGGCCAGGACGAACCAAGGCTCTTGGCACTGATCGAGCGCTCAGGTCGCTTCAT ACTGGGAGTTTTAGCTAACCCAGATGACTTGGCGACGAGACCAGTGCCCCAGTTGTCCATCCCCATCAATACCCATTTCCACATGGTGCGAG AGGCGGAGGAGGCCCTTCTTATCGACTTCTCCATTAACT CCCATATCCGCCTGCGGGTGCAAGGCGAGCTATCCCCTGAGCTGCTGCTGGAGCTGCCCGACGATGAGAAGAGTCAGGCCTTCCTCGCGCAAGTGGACAAGTGCAGGCAGCaag CCCTCTCCAAGGCCAGGCCGCCTATAAGCACGCAAGCTGTTCCTCCCAAAGCGATGGTCCATGCTGCCCCAAACAGCAcccccagagccccccctcccacctcagtCACCTTGAAACACATCAACAGGACAG AACCACTCGATGGCGCCATCTCTCTGGTGACCGATTTTGGCTTTGAGGAACACTTCGGCCACTCTCTGAAGGTGGACGAGAAGAAGAACCAGCCGGTCCGCCCAGTTcggccaccaccccccccaccaactaAAACTCCGGAAGTGCAGGGTAAACAGGGGTTCCTTCATACTCCTGGCAACAGAGA TGCCAGGCCCCCTCCGAACGCACCCCCTGAGTGGCAGCCTACCAGCAGCATCCCAAAGCAGACCACACTCGTCCAGCATCACCTAAACAAGAGGGAGAAGGAATACGTGGACATCCACAACTTCAG GGTCTTCGTGGGCACGTGGAATGTGAACGGTCAGTGTCCTGACAGCACCCTAGATCCCTGGCTGAAGTGTGACGAGGAACCCCCGGATATCTACGCCGTGGG CTTCCAAGAGCTGGATCTGAGTGCTGAGGCCTTCTTCTACTTGGACTCGTCACGGGAGCAGCAATGGGTCGCCGCAGTGAAGAGCTCCCTGCACCCCAAGGCCAAGTACATTCAG ATCCGGACGGTCCGCCTGGTGGGCATGATGCTGGTGATGTTCATAAAAGCGAAGCACGGGCGCctcatccgggaggtggccgCGGAGAGCGTGGGCACCGGAATCATCGGGAAAATG GGGAACAAGGGCGGAGTGGCGATTCGCTTCGTCTTCCACAACACCAGCTTCTGCTTTGTCAACTCCCACCTGGCAGCCCACGCCGAAGACTGCGAGCGCCGCAACCAAGACTACAAGGATATCTGCGCCCGCATGAGCTTCCACCTGCCTGGCCGGCCGGCCCTGAGCATCGTCAAGCACGA TGTGGTCATCTGGCTGGGCGACCTGAATTACCGCCTCTTCCTGTACGATGTGTACGAAGTGAAGCGGCTCATCTCCAAGAAGGAGTTAAAGAAGCTTCTGGATCGTGACCAG CTCAATGTCCAAAGGGATACCAGGAACGCGTTCTCAGATTTCACCGAGGGAGAGATAAACTTCATACCCACATATAAATTTGACCCCAAAACAGACCGATGGGATTCAAG CGGAAAGTGCCGGGTCCCGGCCTGGTGTGACCGGATCCTCTGGAGGGGAAGCAGTGTGAAACAGCTGGAGTACCGCAGTCACATGCAGCTGCAGACCAGTGATCACAAGCCTGTCAGCTCGCTCTTCCAAATTGGG GTGAAGGTGGTCAATGAGAAGCGCCAGAAGCTGGTGCTGGAGGAGGTCATGCGTGAGATTGACCGGATGGAGAATGAGTTTCTGCCCTCCCTGTCGCTGACTCAGAGTGAG TTCACTTTCGAAGGGGTGAAGTTCTGGCAGCAGCAGTGCAGGTACCTGCTGATAAAGAACGACGGACAGGTGCCCTGCCACTTCTCCTTCATCCCCAAACTCCGAGCATCCCAGTTCTGCAAGCCCTGGCTGAAGGTCGACCCCAGCGATGGCTTCCTGGAGCCCA ATGAAATGCTGGAGATCAGCCTGGAGGTGCATGTGACCAAAGACTCTGTGGCCCAGCTGAACTCCGGGGAGGATACCCTCGATGATATTCTAGTGCTGCACCTAGACCGGGGCAAGGATTACTTCATCTCTCTCAGTGGCACCTATCTGCCCAGCTGCTTTGGCATGTCCCTGGAGGCACTGTGCCACACCAAGAAGCCCATCCGTGAGATCCCCGTGACCAAGCTCATCGATGTG GAAGAAGAAAGCAGCGTGAGACAG tCTTTTCTGAGCTTCTTGGAGGTAGAAAACGCAGGAAGCGGGGACCGGCCTCTGAGGATCCCCAAGGAGGTGTGGCTTCTGGTCAACCACCTATCTACTAAATGCTCCCATCAG GAGGACCTCTTCAACATAGCAGGCTTGCCAGATGAGCTGCAGGCCATCATCGACTGTCTGGAAACCAGCATCCCCAGCACCATCC CTGGCAGCAGCCACTCAGTGGCGCAGGCCCTGGTCATCTTCCTGGAGGCTCTGCCAGAGCCAGTGGTGTGTTACAGGTTTTATAGGCAATGCCTCGACTGTTCACACGACAGTCGCCTTTGCAGACAG TTGGTTGCCCAGCTGCCCCCGTCTCATGAAAATGTGTTCCATTACTTGGTGGCCTTCCTGAAGGGCCTTCTGAAGCACTCTCAAAGCAACCACCTCAAAGTCACCTTCTTGG CCACCTTGTTCTCCAGCCTCCTCATTCGGCCCCCACCAAAGCTGGCAGGCAAGCAGACACCAAGTGATCGGCAGAAAGCCAATAATTTCATCTTGGGGTTCCTCGTGGGGGGTGACGAAGAGTAA
- the ocrl gene encoding inositol polyphosphate 5-phosphatase OCRL isoform X2, with protein sequence MDTFKGFGLDEDKCLTTLRCQELQPGQDEPRLLALIERSGRFILGVLANPDDLATRPVPQLSIPINTHFHMVREAEEALLIDFSINSHIRLRVQGELSPELLLELPDDEKSQAFLAQVDKCRQQEPLDGAISLVTDFGFEEHFGHSLKVDEKKNQPVRPVRPPPPPPTKTPEVQGKQGFLHTPGNRDARPPPNAPPEWQPTSSIPKQTTLVQHHLNKREKEYVDIHNFRVFVGTWNVNGQCPDSTLDPWLKCDEEPPDIYAVGFQELDLSAEAFFYLDSSREQQWVAAVKSSLHPKAKYIQIRTVRLVGMMLVMFIKAKHGRLIREVAAESVGTGIIGKMGNKGGVAIRFVFHNTSFCFVNSHLAAHAEDCERRNQDYKDICARMSFHLPGRPALSIVKHDVVIWLGDLNYRLFLYDVYEVKRLISKKELKKLLDRDQLNVQRDTRNAFSDFTEGEINFIPTYKFDPKTDRWDSSGKCRVPAWCDRILWRGSSVKQLEYRSHMQLQTSDHKPVSSLFQIGVKVVNEKRQKLVLEEVMREIDRMENEFLPSLSLTQSEFTFEGVKFWQQQCRYLLIKNDGQVPCHFSFIPKLRASQFCKPWLKVDPSDGFLEPNEMLEISLEVHVTKDSVAQLNSGEDTLDDILVLHLDRGKDYFISLSGTYLPSCFGMSLEALCHTKKPIREIPVTKLIDVEEESSVRQSFLSFLEVENAGSGDRPLRIPKEVWLLVNHLSTKCSHQEDLFNIAGLPDELQAIIDCLETSIPSTIPGSSHSVAQALVIFLEALPEPVVCYRFYRQCLDCSHDSRLCRQLVAQLPPSHENVFHYLVAFLKGLLKHSQSNHLKVTFLATLFSSLLIRPPPKLAGKQTPSDRQKANNFILGFLVGGDEE encoded by the exons ATGGATACATTTAAGGGCTTCGGACTGGACGAGGACAAGTGTCTGACT ACCTTGAGGTGTCAGGAACTGCAGCCTGGCCAGGACGAACCAAGGCTCTTGGCACTGATCGAGCGCTCAGGTCGCTTCAT ACTGGGAGTTTTAGCTAACCCAGATGACTTGGCGACGAGACCAGTGCCCCAGTTGTCCATCCCCATCAATACCCATTTCCACATGGTGCGAG AGGCGGAGGAGGCCCTTCTTATCGACTTCTCCATTAACT CCCATATCCGCCTGCGGGTGCAAGGCGAGCTATCCCCTGAGCTGCTGCTGGAGCTGCCCGACGATGAGAAGAGTCAGGCCTTCCTCGCGCAAGTGGACAAGTGCAGGCAGCaag AACCACTCGATGGCGCCATCTCTCTGGTGACCGATTTTGGCTTTGAGGAACACTTCGGCCACTCTCTGAAGGTGGACGAGAAGAAGAACCAGCCGGTCCGCCCAGTTcggccaccaccccccccaccaactaAAACTCCGGAAGTGCAGGGTAAACAGGGGTTCCTTCATACTCCTGGCAACAGAGA TGCCAGGCCCCCTCCGAACGCACCCCCTGAGTGGCAGCCTACCAGCAGCATCCCAAAGCAGACCACACTCGTCCAGCATCACCTAAACAAGAGGGAGAAGGAATACGTGGACATCCACAACTTCAG GGTCTTCGTGGGCACGTGGAATGTGAACGGTCAGTGTCCTGACAGCACCCTAGATCCCTGGCTGAAGTGTGACGAGGAACCCCCGGATATCTACGCCGTGGG CTTCCAAGAGCTGGATCTGAGTGCTGAGGCCTTCTTCTACTTGGACTCGTCACGGGAGCAGCAATGGGTCGCCGCAGTGAAGAGCTCCCTGCACCCCAAGGCCAAGTACATTCAG ATCCGGACGGTCCGCCTGGTGGGCATGATGCTGGTGATGTTCATAAAAGCGAAGCACGGGCGCctcatccgggaggtggccgCGGAGAGCGTGGGCACCGGAATCATCGGGAAAATG GGGAACAAGGGCGGAGTGGCGATTCGCTTCGTCTTCCACAACACCAGCTTCTGCTTTGTCAACTCCCACCTGGCAGCCCACGCCGAAGACTGCGAGCGCCGCAACCAAGACTACAAGGATATCTGCGCCCGCATGAGCTTCCACCTGCCTGGCCGGCCGGCCCTGAGCATCGTCAAGCACGA TGTGGTCATCTGGCTGGGCGACCTGAATTACCGCCTCTTCCTGTACGATGTGTACGAAGTGAAGCGGCTCATCTCCAAGAAGGAGTTAAAGAAGCTTCTGGATCGTGACCAG CTCAATGTCCAAAGGGATACCAGGAACGCGTTCTCAGATTTCACCGAGGGAGAGATAAACTTCATACCCACATATAAATTTGACCCCAAAACAGACCGATGGGATTCAAG CGGAAAGTGCCGGGTCCCGGCCTGGTGTGACCGGATCCTCTGGAGGGGAAGCAGTGTGAAACAGCTGGAGTACCGCAGTCACATGCAGCTGCAGACCAGTGATCACAAGCCTGTCAGCTCGCTCTTCCAAATTGGG GTGAAGGTGGTCAATGAGAAGCGCCAGAAGCTGGTGCTGGAGGAGGTCATGCGTGAGATTGACCGGATGGAGAATGAGTTTCTGCCCTCCCTGTCGCTGACTCAGAGTGAG TTCACTTTCGAAGGGGTGAAGTTCTGGCAGCAGCAGTGCAGGTACCTGCTGATAAAGAACGACGGACAGGTGCCCTGCCACTTCTCCTTCATCCCCAAACTCCGAGCATCCCAGTTCTGCAAGCCCTGGCTGAAGGTCGACCCCAGCGATGGCTTCCTGGAGCCCA ATGAAATGCTGGAGATCAGCCTGGAGGTGCATGTGACCAAAGACTCTGTGGCCCAGCTGAACTCCGGGGAGGATACCCTCGATGATATTCTAGTGCTGCACCTAGACCGGGGCAAGGATTACTTCATCTCTCTCAGTGGCACCTATCTGCCCAGCTGCTTTGGCATGTCCCTGGAGGCACTGTGCCACACCAAGAAGCCCATCCGTGAGATCCCCGTGACCAAGCTCATCGATGTG GAAGAAGAAAGCAGCGTGAGACAG tCTTTTCTGAGCTTCTTGGAGGTAGAAAACGCAGGAAGCGGGGACCGGCCTCTGAGGATCCCCAAGGAGGTGTGGCTTCTGGTCAACCACCTATCTACTAAATGCTCCCATCAG GAGGACCTCTTCAACATAGCAGGCTTGCCAGATGAGCTGCAGGCCATCATCGACTGTCTGGAAACCAGCATCCCCAGCACCATCC CTGGCAGCAGCCACTCAGTGGCGCAGGCCCTGGTCATCTTCCTGGAGGCTCTGCCAGAGCCAGTGGTGTGTTACAGGTTTTATAGGCAATGCCTCGACTGTTCACACGACAGTCGCCTTTGCAGACAG TTGGTTGCCCAGCTGCCCCCGTCTCATGAAAATGTGTTCCATTACTTGGTGGCCTTCCTGAAGGGCCTTCTGAAGCACTCTCAAAGCAACCACCTCAAAGTCACCTTCTTGG CCACCTTGTTCTCCAGCCTCCTCATTCGGCCCCCACCAAAGCTGGCAGGCAAGCAGACACCAAGTGATCGGCAGAAAGCCAATAATTTCATCTTGGGGTTCCTCGTGGGGGGTGACGAAGAGTAA